A genome region from Gigantopelta aegis isolate Gae_Host chromosome 3, Gae_host_genome, whole genome shotgun sequence includes the following:
- the LOC121369429 gene encoding retinitis pigmentosa 1-like 1 protein, with amino-acid sequence MSSEEVTEVVVHSEVSKSQESVKKAADGPQVNGTIKPVKEVSSEDKPAEEPVTAEDKKKDTAGETGGTESPTKDTTAVEEIVKDEVKDEVKDEVKDEVDAPVAQVLPEAPAAETQAVPETQASPQTQEASGETQTTEEVKEVSKDTEQTEQPKESSIEDQQTTEAVSVVVTEAPDEVKSDSEQTAGEESVAVWLPRNHPTRQKPRTVKWLLNLLKAHKQNRQLKAKKVKKHQRKRSQEVLPQLARAKMWSTSLIQWNSLKRKRH; translated from the exons ATGAGTTCCGAAGAGGTAACAGAAGTGGTCGTCCACTCTGAGGTTAGCAAAAGCCAGGAGTCTGTGAAGAAGGCTGCAGACGGACCTCAGGTCAATGGCACCATAAAGCCAGTGAAAGAAGTGAGCAGCGAGGACAAACCTGCAGAAGAACCAGTCACAGCTGAGGACAAGAAAAAAGACACAGCAGGTGAGACAGGCGGCACAGAAAGTCCAACAAAAGACACGACAGCAGTAGAAGAGATCGTCAAGGATGAGGTCAAGGATGAAGTCAAAGATGAGGTTAAGGATGAGGTGGATGCTCCAGTAGCACAAGTTCTACCAGAAGCACCAGCTGCAGAAACACAAGCTGTACCAGAAACACAAGCTTCACCACAAACACAGGAGGCTTCAGGGGAAACACAGACTACAGAAGAAGTGAAAGAGGTTTCAAAAGACACTGAACAGACAGAACAGCCAAAAGAATCATCAATTGAGG ATCAGCAGACAACTGAGGCAGTTTCTGTTGTGGTCACTGAGGCACCCGATGAAGTGAAAAGTGACTCAGAACAAACTGCAGGAGAAGAATCGGTGGCTGTGTGGTTACCGAGAAACCATCCGACTCGGCAGAAACCAAGGACAGTGAAATGGCTCCTGAATCTACTGAAAGCACACAAGCAGAACCGACAACTGAAGGCAAAGAAAGTGAAGAAACACCAGCGGAAGAGAAGTCAGGAAGTCCTGCCCCAGCTGGCGAGAGCAAAGATGTGGTCAACATCACTGATTCAGTGGAACTCACTGAAGAGGAAAAGGCATTAG